Proteins from a genomic interval of Sphingomonas sp. Y38-1Y:
- the efp gene encoding elongation factor P: MKISGVDIRPGNIIEYEGGIWRAVKIQHTQPGKGGAYMQVEMKNLIDGRKTNVRFRSAETVERVRLDTKDFQFLFAEGDTLTFMDKDNYEQITLDKGVLGDAAEFLQDGMDVVMELHDERPISVQLPDTIEATIVEADAVVKGQTASSSYKPAILDNGVRVMVPPHITSGTRIVVDVYEREYVKRAD, from the coding sequence ATGAAGATCAGCGGCGTGGACATCCGTCCCGGCAACATCATCGAGTATGAAGGCGGCATCTGGCGTGCGGTCAAGATCCAGCACACCCAGCCCGGCAAGGGCGGCGCCTATATGCAGGTCGAGATGAAGAACCTGATCGACGGGCGCAAGACCAACGTCCGCTTCCGTTCGGCCGAGACGGTTGAGCGCGTGCGGCTGGATACCAAGGACTTCCAGTTCCTGTTCGCCGAGGGTGATACGCTCACCTTCATGGACAAGGACAATTACGAGCAGATCACGCTCGACAAGGGCGTGCTGGGCGACGCGGCCGAGTTCCTTCAGGACGGCATGGACGTCGTCATGGAGCTTCATGACGAGCGGCCGATCAGCGTCCAGCTTCCCGACACGATCGAGGCGACGATCGTCGAGGCCGATGCGGTGGTGAAGGGGCAGACCGCCTCTTCCAGCTACAAGCCCGCGATCCTCGACAACGGCGTCCGCGTGATGGTGCCGCCGCACATCACCAGCGGCACGCGCATCGTCGTCGACGTGTACGAGCGCGAATATGTGAAGCGCGCGGACTGA
- a CDS encoding sulfite exporter TauE/SafE family protein, producing the protein MDLYLPIANLSVNALVIVALGFGVGWLSGMFGVGGGFLTTPLLIFYGIPPTVAAASAASQVTGASVSGVFAHARRKGVDYQMGGVMVAGGVVGSLIGAWLFELLRATGLIDTIISLLYVILLGSVGGLMLRESLGTIRAGRRGESVRAARRRHHPLIASLPLRWRFYRSGLYISPLAPLLLGLLTGVLTMLLGVGGGFFLVPAMIYLLGMGAQVVVGTSLFQILFTTAAATMVHATTTRAVDIVLAVLLLIGSVAGAQLGTRFASRLKPEQLRLALALIVLAVALRMALGLGWRPGELYSVELA; encoded by the coding sequence ATGGACCTTTATCTCCCGATCGCGAACCTGTCGGTCAACGCGCTGGTCATCGTGGCACTGGGCTTCGGTGTCGGCTGGCTGTCGGGGATGTTCGGCGTCGGCGGCGGCTTCCTGACGACGCCGCTGCTGATCTTCTATGGCATCCCCCCCACCGTCGCGGCCGCTTCCGCCGCGAGCCAGGTGACCGGCGCCAGCGTCTCCGGCGTGTTCGCACATGCGCGGCGCAAGGGCGTCGATTACCAGATGGGCGGGGTGATGGTCGCGGGCGGCGTGGTCGGCTCGCTGATCGGCGCCTGGCTGTTCGAACTGCTGCGCGCGACCGGGTTGATCGATACGATCATCTCCCTGCTCTACGTCATTCTGCTGGGATCGGTCGGCGGGCTGATGCTGCGCGAGTCGCTCGGCACGATCCGGGCGGGGCGGCGCGGCGAGTCGGTGCGCGCGGCGCGGCGGCGGCACCATCCGCTGATCGCCTCGCTGCCGCTGCGCTGGCGCTTCTATCGCTCGGGGCTCTACATCTCGCCGCTCGCGCCCTTGTTGCTGGGTCTCTTGACGGGTGTGCTGACGATGCTGCTGGGCGTCGGCGGCGGCTTCTTCCTCGTCCCCGCGATGATCTATCTGCTGGGCATGGGCGCGCAGGTGGTGGTGGGGACGAGCCTGTTCCAGATCCTGTTCACCACCGCCGCGGCGACGATGGTGCATGCGACGACGACGCGGGCGGTCGACATCGTGCTCGCCGTGCTGCTGCTGATCGGTTCGGTCGCGGGCGCGCAGCTCGGTACGCGCTTTGCGTCGCGGCTGAAGCCCGAGCAGCTTCGCCTGGCGCTCGCGCTGATCGTGCTCGCGGTCGCGCTGCGGATGGCGCTGGGGCTCGGCTGGCGGCCGGGCGAGCTCTATTCGGTCGAGCTCGCGTGA
- a CDS encoding LysE family translocator — translation MAFEVWLPFAAAALLLAVLPGPGVASIVGFAFSSGRRAALASVAGMATGNLLAVTASLAGAGAILAASALAFSIFKWVGAGYLIVIGILAILRSGRAGTAELERRPVSPRAAFMTNVAVGGLHPKTILFFVAFASQFVRPDRPYLPQALVLGATFVLTAAVTDTLYALAASRAAGIVRHPATRRWTERIGGGVILSAGVALAATSR, via the coding sequence ATGGCGTTCGAGGTGTGGCTGCCGTTCGCGGCGGCGGCGTTGTTGCTGGCGGTGTTGCCTGGGCCGGGGGTGGCGAGCATCGTCGGCTTCGCCTTTTCTTCCGGGCGGCGCGCGGCGCTGGCGTCGGTCGCGGGGATGGCGACGGGCAATCTGCTGGCGGTCACCGCCTCGCTCGCGGGCGCGGGCGCGATCCTCGCGGCCTCGGCGCTCGCCTTTTCGATCTTCAAATGGGTGGGCGCGGGCTATCTGATCGTCATCGGCATCCTCGCGATCCTGCGCAGCGGCCGGGCCGGCACCGCCGAGCTCGAGCGGCGCCCCGTCAGTCCGCGCGCGGCGTTCATGACCAACGTCGCGGTGGGCGGCCTTCATCCCAAGACGATCCTGTTCTTCGTCGCCTTTGCCAGCCAGTTCGTCCGCCCCGACCGCCCCTATCTGCCTCAGGCGCTGGTGCTCGGCGCGACCTTCGTCCTGACGGCGGCGGTCACCGACACGCTCTACGCGCTCGCCGCCAGCCGCGCGGCGGGCATTGTCCGCCATCCGGCGACGCGGCGCTGGACCGAGCGGATCGGCGGCGGGGTGATCCTGTCGGCGGGGGTGGCGTTGGCGGCGACGTCGCGATAG
- a CDS encoding inositol monophosphatase family protein: protein MTAQSGLITVMERAARKAAPRLRRDFNEVQHLQVSKKGPADFVSMADQRAERTLYDELLKARPDWGFVMEEGGMIEGDPDKPRWIIDPLDGTTNFLHGIPHFAISIAVEDSRSGITHGLIYQPLTDESFWAEKGRGAWLTGQRLRVSARRDLNDAIIATGIPFLGHGDFPEWTRIFGAIAPEVAGIRRLGSAALDLAWVAAGRFDGFWESGLNIWDVAAGYLIVKEAGGYVTDYRGADQALERRQVLAANDVLHSKLHKLAANALR from the coding sequence ATGACCGCCCAATCCGGCCTCATTACCGTCATGGAGCGCGCCGCGCGCAAGGCGGCGCCGCGCCTTCGCCGCGACTTCAACGAGGTCCAGCACCTTCAGGTGTCGAAGAAGGGTCCGGCCGACTTCGTGTCGATGGCCGACCAGCGCGCCGAGCGCACGCTTTATGACGAGCTTCTGAAGGCGCGGCCCGACTGGGGCTTCGTCATGGAAGAGGGCGGGATGATCGAGGGTGATCCCGACAAGCCGCGCTGGATCATCGATCCGCTCGATGGGACGACTAACTTCCTCCACGGCATCCCGCACTTCGCGATCTCGATCGCGGTCGAGGATTCGCGCTCGGGCATCACCCACGGCCTCATCTATCAGCCGCTGACGGACGAGAGCTTCTGGGCCGAAAAGGGGCGGGGTGCCTGGCTGACGGGGCAGCGGCTGCGCGTGTCGGCGCGGCGTGACCTCAATGATGCGATCATCGCCACCGGCATCCCGTTCCTGGGGCATGGCGATTTTCCCGAATGGACGCGGATCTTCGGCGCGATCGCACCCGAAGTCGCGGGCATCCGCCGGCTGGGGTCGGCGGCGCTCGACCTCGCCTGGGTCGCGGCGGGGCGGTTCGACGGATTCTGGGAAAGCGGGCTCAACATCTGGGACGTCGCGGCGGGCTATCTGATCGTCAAGGAAGCCGGCGGCTACGTCACCGACTATCGCGGCGCCGACCAGGCGCTGGAACGGCGCCAGGTGCTGGCGGCGAACGACGTCCTCCATTCCAAGCTGCACAAGCTGGCCGCCAACGCGCTTCGCTAA
- a CDS encoding L,D-transpeptidase has product MGHIGHFDRALMGAVGLATVFAAALGFAGTPIAEAQAPETRGQAAAPAKSPVDLNTLKAQVILSKLGFSSGLLDGKNSVGFKGAIRGFQESRGLGLTGRLDAPTVQALSRFEAVEPVKTITLAPQMIAGPFVNPIPKDYSEQAKLPGLAYRSPLEKLAEMFHTSPEVLVALNSRETPLKAGQQIVVPNALPSSRDYDIDDATWKRTVAYLNVDARQPTADHVVVDESEGVLKVMNAEDRVIAQFPATMGSAEFPLPIGEWTIKGTAFNPDWKFQPELIAGSKPGAKEAVVPPGPNNPVGVVWMDLSKPHYGIHGTPEPQNIGKTESNGCIRLTNWDAARLALMVKPGTKAIFRK; this is encoded by the coding sequence ATGGGGCACATTGGACATTTCGATCGCGCGCTGATGGGCGCCGTCGGGCTCGCGACCGTCTTCGCCGCAGCGCTGGGCTTTGCCGGCACGCCGATCGCGGAGGCGCAGGCGCCCGAAACCAGGGGTCAGGCGGCGGCACCGGCCAAATCGCCGGTCGACCTCAACACGCTGAAGGCGCAGGTCATCCTGTCCAAGCTCGGCTTCTCGTCGGGCCTGCTCGACGGCAAGAACAGCGTCGGGTTCAAGGGCGCGATCCGCGGGTTCCAGGAGAGCCGCGGCCTTGGCCTGACAGGCCGGCTCGACGCGCCGACGGTGCAGGCGCTCTCGCGGTTCGAGGCGGTCGAGCCGGTCAAAACGATCACCCTCGCGCCGCAGATGATCGCCGGGCCGTTCGTCAACCCGATCCCCAAGGACTACAGCGAGCAGGCCAAGCTCCCGGGCCTCGCCTATCGCTCGCCGCTCGAGAAGCTGGCCGAGATGTTCCATACCTCGCCCGAGGTGCTGGTGGCGCTCAACAGTCGGGAAACGCCGCTCAAGGCCGGGCAGCAGATCGTCGTGCCGAACGCACTGCCCTCGTCGCGCGACTATGACATCGATGATGCGACCTGGAAGCGGACCGTCGCCTATCTCAACGTCGATGCGCGCCAGCCGACCGCCGATCACGTCGTCGTCGACGAGAGCGAGGGCGTGCTCAAGGTGATGAACGCCGAGGACCGCGTGATCGCGCAATTCCCTGCGACGATGGGATCGGCCGAGTTTCCGCTGCCGATCGGCGAATGGACGATCAAGGGCACCGCGTTCAATCCCGACTGGAAGTTCCAGCCCGAGCTGATCGCCGGATCGAAGCCCGGCGCCAAGGAAGCGGTGGTGCCGCCCGGTCCCAACAACCCGGTCGGCGTCGTGTGGATGGACCTGTCCAAGCCGCATTACGGCATTCACGGCACGCCCGAACCGCAGAATATCGGCAAGACCGAAAGCAATGGCTGCATCCGCCTGACCAACTGGGATGCGGCGCGGCTGGCGCTGATGGTCAAGCCGGGGACCAAGGCGATCTTCCGGAAATAG
- the thiE gene encoding thiamine phosphate synthase, translated as MTDLEDDPLGPLDPDFAARFKRDDRRPPCQLYLVSPLDVGGEFPDRLARALDAGPVAAFQFRVKGIDQHKAAALAEPLQRLCETREVAFIVNDSIGLAKRLGADGVHLGQGDGDVREARAALGPAAQVGVTCHDSRHLAMEAGEAGADYVAFGSFYETSTKAVSHRPEPVILSWWSALFEVPCVAIGGITPDNARPLVEAGADFLAVSGSVWSGDEAAAVKAFASLLA; from the coding sequence ATGACCGATCTCGAAGACGATCCCCTCGGCCCGCTTGACCCCGATTTCGCCGCGCGCTTCAAACGCGACGATCGCCGGCCGCCATGCCAGCTCTACCTCGTCTCTCCGCTGGACGTCGGCGGCGAGTTCCCCGATCGGCTGGCCCGCGCGCTCGATGCCGGGCCGGTCGCGGCGTTCCAGTTCCGGGTGAAGGGCATCGACCAGCACAAGGCCGCGGCGCTTGCCGAACCGCTCCAGCGGCTTTGCGAGACGCGCGAGGTCGCGTTCATCGTCAACGACTCGATCGGCCTCGCCAAGCGGCTCGGTGCCGACGGCGTCCATTTGGGGCAGGGCGATGGCGACGTCCGCGAGGCGCGCGCGGCGCTCGGCCCGGCGGCACAGGTCGGCGTGACCTGTCACGACAGCCGCCACCTGGCGATGGAGGCGGGGGAGGCGGGCGCCGACTATGTCGCGTTCGGCAGCTTCTACGAGACCAGCACCAAGGCGGTGAGCCATCGGCCCGAGCCGGTCATCCTGTCCTGGTGGTCGGCGCTGTTCGAGGTGCCCTGCGTCGCGATCGGCGGCATCACTCCCGATAATGCCCGCCCGCTGGTCGAGGCAGGCGCCGATTTCCTGGCGGTTTCAGGCTCGGTCTGGAGCGGTGACGAGGCAGCGGCGGTCAAGGCGTTCGCGTCGCTGTTGGCGTAG
- a CDS encoding TIGR02186 family protein, with product MRRLKRLAALALAPLLLGQADAPLLVPDASQREIEIVYSFTGADLLLFGAILYPDRAAAERPADIVVVVKGPSQSILMREKQKVAGIWVNAEAMRYRSAPSYYAIASSRPVKSIVDTRTRAIYELGLDSLQLSPIGSEPQLVQDRFVRGLVEQRRRNGLYVEAPGAVEITDGVLYRARIAIPARVPVGRFTAETFLIRDGRVLAAAVREIDIRKSGFERFVAAAAQNHAIVYGLVAVLLSVGFGWGAGALWRRF from the coding sequence GTGAGACGCCTCAAGCGACTGGCCGCGCTCGCGCTCGCGCCGCTGCTGCTGGGTCAGGCGGACGCGCCCCTGCTCGTTCCCGACGCGTCGCAGCGCGAGATCGAGATCGTCTACAGCTTCACCGGCGCCGACCTGCTGCTGTTCGGGGCGATCCTCTATCCCGACCGCGCGGCGGCGGAGCGGCCCGCCGACATCGTCGTAGTGGTGAAGGGGCCGAGCCAGTCGATCCTGATGCGCGAAAAGCAGAAGGTCGCCGGCATCTGGGTCAATGCAGAGGCGATGCGCTATCGGTCGGCGCCGTCCTATTATGCGATCGCCTCGTCCCGGCCGGTCAAGTCGATCGTCGATACGCGGACGCGCGCGATCTACGAATTGGGGCTCGACAGCCTCCAGCTCTCGCCGATCGGCAGCGAGCCTCAACTGGTGCAGGACCGCTTCGTTCGCGGGCTGGTCGAACAGCGGCGGCGCAACGGGCTGTACGTGGAGGCGCCGGGCGCGGTCGAGATCACCGACGGCGTCCTCTATCGCGCGCGCATCGCAATCCCCGCGCGCGTGCCGGTCGGGCGGTTCACGGCCGAGACCTTCCTGATCCGCGACGGCCGCGTGCTGGCCGCCGCGGTGCGTGAGATCGACATCCGCAAGTCGGGGTTCGAGCGGTTTGTCGCGGCGGCGGCGCAGAACCATGCGATCGTCTATGGGTTGGTCGCGGTGCTGCTGTCGGTCGGCTTCGGCTGGGGCGCGGGGGCGCTCTGGCGGCGGTTCTGA
- a CDS encoding M23 family metallopeptidase, which produces MTRLGWRILALIVVAIGVFASMLRFGGPPAARPEPVHAVAAVPEALAPPPAGERIRWEGGLLTVPVAGIERSAIASSWGDPRGGGARLHRGNDIMAPGGTPVLAAADGVVEKVFWSAGGGGNTLYVRSPDGRWTYYYAHLAAYAPGIEEGTRVRAGQPIAAVGDTGNAGPGNTHLHFGLSAMAPGQRWWEGRAVDPTPLLTGKR; this is translated from the coding sequence ATGACGCGGTTGGGTTGGCGCATCCTCGCGCTGATCGTCGTCGCGATCGGAGTGTTCGCGTCGATGCTGCGCTTTGGCGGCCCACCTGCCGCGCGGCCCGAACCAGTTCACGCGGTTGCGGCCGTTCCCGAAGCGCTCGCGCCGCCGCCTGCGGGCGAGCGCATCCGCTGGGAAGGCGGGCTGCTGACCGTCCCCGTCGCCGGGATCGAGCGATCGGCGATCGCGTCGAGCTGGGGCGATCCGCGCGGCGGCGGCGCGCGGCTGCACCGGGGCAACGACATCATGGCGCCCGGCGGCACGCCCGTGCTCGCGGCGGCGGACGGCGTGGTCGAGAAAGTCTTCTGGAGCGCGGGGGGCGGGGGCAACACGCTCTACGTCCGCTCGCCGGATGGGCGTTGGACCTATTATTACGCGCATCTCGCCGCCTATGCGCCTGGGATCGAGGAGGGCACGCGCGTCCGCGCCGGCCAGCCGATCGCGGCGGTGGGCGATACCGGCAATGCGGGGCCCGGCAACACCCACCTCCATTTCGGACTGAGCGCGATGGCGCCGGGCCAGCGCTGGTGGGAGGGCCGGGCGGTGGACCCCACGCCGCTGCTGACGGGTAAGCGGTAG
- a CDS encoding fructose bisphosphate aldolase, with the protein MDKAQMTARIEGGEGFIAALDQSGGSTPKALKGYGIEEGAWDGDDAMFALIHGMRARIITAPSFNGDKVLGAILFERTMDGQVAGKPTPTALIERGVVPFIKIDKGLEAEADGVQLMKPIDGLDGLLSRAADLGVFGTKERSVINLANPAGIAAVVAQQFEVARQVLAAGLVPIIEPEVNIKSPERAQADRILKDELLKALDAMPGDDKVMLKLSIPAEAGLFDALVDHPRVLRVVALSGGFARPQACAELAKNRGMIASFSRALLEDLRAQMSEAEFDAALGGAIDEIHAASTKKVALAA; encoded by the coding sequence ATGGACAAGGCCCAGATGACGGCGCGGATCGAAGGCGGCGAGGGCTTCATCGCCGCGCTCGACCAGTCGGGTGGTTCGACGCCCAAGGCGCTCAAGGGCTATGGCATCGAGGAGGGCGCCTGGGACGGCGACGACGCGATGTTCGCGCTGATCCACGGGATGCGCGCGCGGATCATCACCGCGCCGTCGTTCAACGGCGACAAGGTGCTGGGCGCGATCCTGTTCGAGCGGACGATGGACGGCCAGGTCGCCGGCAAGCCGACTCCGACGGCGCTGATCGAGCGCGGCGTCGTTCCCTTCATCAAGATCGACAAAGGGCTGGAGGCGGAAGCCGACGGCGTCCAGCTGATGAAGCCGATCGACGGCCTCGACGGACTGCTGTCGCGCGCCGCCGACCTTGGCGTGTTCGGGACCAAGGAGCGCTCGGTCATTAACCTGGCCAACCCCGCCGGCATCGCCGCGGTGGTCGCGCAGCAGTTCGAGGTGGCGCGCCAGGTGCTCGCCGCCGGCCTCGTCCCGATCATCGAGCCCGAGGTCAACATCAAGAGCCCCGAGCGCGCGCAGGCCGACCGCATCCTGAAGGACGAGCTCCTCAAGGCGCTGGACGCGATGCCGGGCGACGACAAGGTGATGCTGAAGCTGTCGATTCCGGCCGAGGCGGGTCTGTTCGACGCGCTGGTCGACCATCCGCGCGTCCTGCGCGTCGTCGCGCTGTCGGGCGGGTTCGCCCGGCCGCAGGCCTGCGCCGAGCTTGCCAAGAACCGCGGCATGATCGCCAGCTTCAGCCGCGCGCTGCTCGAGGATCTGCGCGCGCAGATGAGCGAGGCGGAGTTCGACGCCGCGCTGGGCGGCGCGATCGACGAGATCCACGCGGCGTCGACGAAGAAGGTCGCGCTGGCGGCGTGA
- a CDS encoding NADH-quinone oxidoreductase subunit A, which produces MVDLSQYLPILMFLGVALVLSSAFVFLPMIAARFTGAHKPTPEKLTEYECGFPAFEDSRSQFDVRFYLVAILFIVFDLEAAFLYPWAVSVFDLGWVAWTSMMIFIAELALGLVYAWKKGALDWE; this is translated from the coding sequence TTGGTCGACCTGTCGCAATATCTGCCGATCCTGATGTTCCTGGGGGTGGCGCTCGTGCTTTCCTCGGCGTTCGTGTTCCTGCCGATGATCGCCGCGCGCTTCACCGGCGCGCACAAGCCCACGCCCGAGAAGCTGACCGAATATGAATGCGGCTTCCCCGCGTTCGAGGATTCGCGCAGCCAGTTCGACGTGCGCTTTTATCTCGTCGCGATCCTGTTCATCGTCTTCGATCTGGAGGCGGCGTTCCTATATCCTTGGGCAGTCAGCGTTTTCGATCTCGGTTGGGTCGCCTGGACCTCGATGATGATCTTCATCGCCGAACTCGCGCTCGGCCTTGTCTATGCCTGGAAGAAGGGAGCACTCGATTGGGAGTGA
- a CDS encoding NADH-quinone oxidoreductase subunit B family protein produces MGVNLVQPAPGTAPDVGFYNDLNGELQDKGFLVTSTEDLFTWARTGSLWWMTFGLACCAVEMIHVNMPRYDMERFGAAPRASPRQSDVMIVAGTLCNKMAPALRRVYDQMSEPKYVISMGSCANGGGYYHYSYSVVRGCDRIVPVDIYVPGCPPTAEALLYGVMQLQRKIRRIGTVER; encoded by the coding sequence TTGGGAGTGAACCTCGTACAGCCCGCCCCCGGCACTGCGCCGGACGTCGGCTTTTACAACGACCTGAACGGTGAGCTTCAGGACAAGGGTTTCCTCGTCACCTCGACGGAGGACCTCTTCACCTGGGCGCGCACCGGCTCGCTGTGGTGGATGACGTTCGGCCTCGCCTGCTGCGCGGTCGAGATGATCCACGTCAACATGCCCCGCTACGACATGGAGCGGTTCGGCGCCGCGCCGCGCGCGTCTCCGCGCCAGTCGGACGTGATGATCGTCGCGGGCACGCTCTGCAACAAGATGGCCCCGGCGCTCCGCCGCGTGTACGATCAGATGTCGGAGCCGAAATACGTCATCTCGATGGGCTCGTGCGCCAATGGCGGCGGCTATTACCATTACAGCTACAGCGTCGTTCGCGGCTGTGACCGGATCGTGCCCGTCGACATCTATGTCCCCGGCTGTCCCCCGACCGCCGAGGCGCTGCTCTATGGCGTGATGCAGCTCCAGCGGAAGATTCGCCGCATCGGGACGGTGGAACGGTGA
- a CDS encoding ATP-binding protein: protein MADMQHRHAFEQAEPAGAGAGSVAVTVQAPPIGIVTEISGAGSRVTFDRAAIEGMRDHEDETLATAGQVGSLVKIRCGATWLIASVRTLRLTEDGHADVAAQIDFLGEGDEEKLTGKLYRFRRGVTRYPTPGAEVLPVSTSDLRQVYQTDDRPNVKIGTVYPTRDIKAALYVDAMLGKHFALLGSTGTGKSTSAALILHRICEAAPQGHIVMIDPHGEYAAAFASRGAIFDVGNLAMPYWLMNFEEHCEVFLTNEGAQRQLDADILAKCLLAARGKNRLAADVKLTVDSPIPYLLSDLTTQITQEMGKMDRAGDTTPYLRLKTKIEEVKGDPRYTFMFSGMLVADTMATFLARMFRLPAEGKPISIIDVSGVPSEITSVVVAVLSRMVFDYAIWSRGEAMRPILLVCEEAHRYVPNERNADGSSVGRILSRIAKEGRKYGVSLGLITQRPSDLAEGVLSQCGTIITMRLNNDRDQAFVRAAMPEGARGFLDSIPALRNRECIICGEGVATPIRVQFDDLEEALRPASADPSFTQLWRQSGGEEASLQRTIKRWRSQRQ, encoded by the coding sequence ATGGCGGACATGCAGCATCGCCATGCTTTCGAGCAGGCCGAGCCCGCCGGTGCGGGTGCCGGATCCGTGGCCGTCACGGTCCAAGCCCCGCCGATCGGCATCGTCACCGAGATTTCAGGCGCGGGCAGCCGCGTCACCTTCGACCGCGCCGCGATCGAGGGGATGCGCGACCATGAGGACGAGACGCTGGCGACGGCGGGACAGGTCGGCAGCCTGGTCAAGATCCGTTGCGGCGCCACCTGGCTGATCGCCAGCGTCCGCACGCTCCGCCTGACCGAGGACGGCCATGCCGACGTCGCCGCGCAGATCGACTTTTTGGGCGAGGGCGACGAAGAGAAGCTGACCGGCAAGCTCTATCGCTTCCGCCGCGGCGTCACCCGCTATCCGACGCCGGGGGCAGAGGTGCTGCCGGTGTCGACCAGCGACCTTCGCCAGGTCTATCAGACCGACGACCGGCCCAACGTGAAGATCGGCACCGTCTATCCGACGCGCGACATCAAGGCGGCGCTCTATGTCGACGCGATGCTGGGCAAGCATTTCGCGCTCCTGGGCTCGACCGGTACCGGCAAGTCGACCAGCGCCGCGCTGATCCTCCACCGCATCTGCGAGGCGGCGCCACAGGGTCATATCGTGATGATCGATCCGCACGGCGAATATGCCGCGGCGTTCGCGTCGCGCGGGGCGATCTTCGACGTCGGCAATCTGGCGATGCCGTACTGGCTGATGAACTTCGAGGAACATTGCGAGGTGTTCCTGACCAACGAGGGCGCGCAACGGCAGCTCGATGCCGACATCCTCGCCAAGTGCCTGCTCGCCGCGCGCGGCAAGAACCGGCTGGCCGCCGACGTCAAGCTGACGGTCGATTCGCCCATCCCCTATCTGCTCAGCGACCTGACGACCCAGATCACGCAGGAAATGGGCAAGATGGACCGCGCGGGCGACACCACGCCCTATCTGCGGCTCAAGACCAAGATCGAGGAGGTGAAGGGCGACCCGCGCTATACCTTCATGTTCTCCGGCATGCTCGTCGCCGACACGATGGCGACGTTTCTGGCGCGGATGTTCCGCCTGCCGGCCGAGGGCAAGCCGATCTCGATCATCGACGTGTCGGGCGTGCCGAGCGAGATCACCTCGGTGGTCGTCGCGGTGCTGAGTCGAATGGTGTTCGACTATGCGATCTGGTCGCGCGGCGAGGCGATGCGGCCGATCCTGCTCGTCTGCGAGGAAGCGCACCGCTACGTCCCCAACGAGCGCAACGCCGATGGATCGTCGGTCGGCCGCATCCTCAGCCGGATCGCCAAGGAAGGGCGAAAGTACGGCGTGTCCCTCGGCCTCATCACCCAGCGGCCATCGGACCTGGCCGAAGGCGTGCTGTCGCAGTGCGGTACGATCATCACGATGCGCCTCAACAACGATCGCGACCAGGCGTTCGTCCGCGCGGCGATGCCCGAGGGCGCGCGCGGCTTCCTCGATTCGATTCCGGCGCTTCGCAACCGCGAATGTATCATCTGCGGCGAGGGTGTGGCGACGCCGATCCGCGTCCAGTTCGACGACCTGGAGGAAGCGCTGCGCCCCGCCTCTGCCGACCCCTCCTTCACGCAGCTCTGGCGCCAGTCCGGCGGCGAGGAAGCCTCGCTCCAGCGCACGATCAAGCGCTGGCGCAGCCAGCGGCAATAG